One stretch of Desulfovibrio sp. UCD-KL4C DNA includes these proteins:
- a CDS encoding 4'-phosphopantetheinyl transferase superfamily protein: MKKHELSSFFQSLDATEQHEASLRKGKIRNRYIQSHGLLRQILGRSLQKSPEEIAYVRNSYGKPALKEGEVLFNMSHSENLTMIGLSDRLSIGIDVQRHIPIDNIEAIADEIFSNDERLLLKSFPAELRNDEFFNIWVRKEALLKCLGVGLASNPQSLGVLPQGGRFAVAMTTNHVRLPYRIYYGVVRGFFSWSVVFTSYQ, encoded by the coding sequence TTGAAAAAACATGAATTATCTTCGTTTTTTCAGTCTCTTGACGCTACAGAACAGCATGAGGCCTCGCTCAGAAAAGGGAAGATTAGAAACCGTTACATTCAATCTCATGGATTGCTCAGGCAGATACTGGGCCGGAGCCTTCAAAAGTCTCCGGAAGAGATTGCTTATGTTCGAAACAGCTACGGTAAACCTGCACTGAAAGAGGGCGAAGTTTTATTTAATATGTCACATTCGGAAAATCTCACTATGATAGGTCTTTCCGATAGACTGAGTATAGGGATAGATGTCCAGCGGCATATTCCCATTGATAATATTGAAGCAATAGCTGATGAAATTTTTTCTAATGATGAAAGATTGTTATTGAAAAGTTTCCCCGCGGAACTGCGTAATGATGAGTTTTTTAATATTTGGGTTCGAAAAGAAGCTTTGCTGAAATGCCTAGGAGTCGGGTTGGCAAGTAATCCCCAGTCGTTGGGTGTTCTCCCTCAGGGGGGAAGGTTTGCCGTTGCTATGACTACTAACCATGTGAGGCTTCCCTATAGAATCTACTACGGTGTTGTTAGAGGTTTTTTTTCATGGAGCGTTGTTTTTACTTCGTATCAATAG
- a CDS encoding class I SAM-dependent methyltransferase, producing MQKEMYAEAGEFYDVVSDEQWRLRKGAFQQVLSGLSDFEGAVLDIGSGTGHGVVAAAEILPGADIFAVEPSPTMRTALLSRIMQTGDLRKRVTVVPSTCESIELPQSLRAVLFLGCIGFMDDEARHNFWPKLATRMSPGSLILFDVMMISSPQYVEKMHLAEIPVGYNTYHVWIEGVPEGELFEKWLLTYQMMKGDEIILERKVDFLWRTLSLEDVAREAEPHGFSFEPLTETLIPSGVLRKIAS from the coding sequence ATGCAAAAAGAAATGTATGCTGAAGCAGGTGAGTTCTATGATGTTGTATCGGATGAACAATGGCGGCTGCGCAAGGGGGCTTTTCAGCAGGTTTTGTCGGGGCTGAGTGATTTTGAGGGCGCGGTTCTGGATATTGGGTCAGGAACCGGGCACGGAGTTGTTGCTGCTGCTGAGATCCTTCCCGGTGCGGATATTTTTGCTGTTGAACCATCACCTACTATGCGTACAGCACTCTTATCCCGCATTATGCAGACAGGTGATCTGCGGAAAAGGGTAACGGTAGTGCCATCTACTTGTGAGTCCATAGAGCTTCCCCAATCCTTGCGAGCAGTACTTTTTTTGGGGTGCATAGGGTTCATGGACGATGAGGCAAGACATAATTTTTGGCCGAAACTTGCAACACGTATGTCTCCCGGTAGTTTGATTCTCTTTGATGTAATGATGATCAGCAGTCCGCAATATGTTGAAAAGATGCATCTTGCAGAAATACCTGTTGGATACAATACCTATCATGTTTGGATTGAAGGTGTTCCTGAGGGAGAACTTTTTGAAAAATGGTTGCTTACATATCAGATGATGAAAGGTGATGAGATCATTTTAGAGCGTAAAGTGGATTTTTTGTGGCGGACGCTGAGTCTTGAAGATGTCGCACGGGAGGCGGAGCCGCATGGTTTTTCCTTTGAGCCTTTAACTGAGACTCTTATTCCTTCGGGAGTGTTGCGAAAAATAGCTTCCTGA
- a CDS encoding TonB-dependent receptor: MVFVKEISITAVAVLCCFAFGSAAVASDTDGVKKSTALSVQNRTTSSSKEGSSDILLNQYLVTADKMNTDVQSLPSSVNVLSAEDMEDYNITSTKDIFATAPNMFYTKSGNDAYVGDSFVSVRGITSFMSGSPVLGVYVDDVYIPGYEIPLFDIEKTEVLRGPQATLYGRNSQGGIISIYTKQPNSVEWEGKLSQTLGNYNTAITTGILSGPINDDWSVRAAGQYEYTDGFSENYDGSNDVNQHRNWSAQGTADWHPRDDLKLTLNVDGQDYDGKNAEYIKYSDLKSDPHDVSVDWPGKATKLAGGMSGKLEYKFNDMKLLSISALRHTNSESDMDMDFTNQDITRYFIADSNNLITQEFRLQSDDGNESNLQWLVGSFLFNEKDDLSFRYLAGADDPYGMAGESYRQKGETDSKGFAFFGQGVYTLGQVDITLGLRYDYESKSFDYDQEASKGMGMDNFSGSSSSSSGTFLPKAAVGWHINDNIMPYFSVSRGYRGGGFNLSQSAGKAYDPEYTWNYEAGVKTTWLDKTLKLNLAAFYIDWTDIQVLQPSFPEFSINNGGNAVSEGFEIDAAWRPIESLELFANAGYTHAYFTKYSDASGDYSNKNVTNVPEYTASTGATYRFLDHFMVSADYTAVGPLYYDTENTVRQSMYNLVNAKIGYESEYFEAYIWGKNLLDEKYSTRAFDMGGEWYARAGDPLTVGTTLTCKF; encoded by the coding sequence ACAACTTCTTCGTCGAAAGAAGGTTCTTCTGACATACTGTTGAATCAGTACCTTGTAACAGCAGATAAAATGAACACAGACGTTCAGTCATTGCCGTCAAGTGTTAATGTTTTATCTGCTGAAGATATGGAGGATTATAATATTACCTCAACAAAGGATATTTTTGCTACCGCACCTAACATGTTTTATACAAAGTCTGGGAACGATGCTTACGTTGGTGACTCTTTTGTCTCAGTACGAGGTATTACTTCTTTCATGTCCGGATCTCCTGTTCTTGGGGTATATGTAGATGATGTCTATATACCAGGGTACGAAATTCCTCTTTTCGATATTGAGAAAACCGAAGTCCTGCGCGGCCCTCAAGCCACACTCTATGGACGCAACAGCCAGGGTGGGATTATCAGTATCTACACCAAACAGCCTAACTCCGTTGAGTGGGAAGGTAAGTTGTCCCAGACTCTTGGGAATTATAACACAGCCATAACAACAGGTATTCTTTCAGGGCCTATTAATGACGATTGGTCTGTGCGTGCAGCTGGACAATATGAGTATACTGATGGGTTCTCCGAAAACTATGATGGCTCAAACGATGTGAACCAGCATAGAAACTGGAGTGCCCAGGGAACTGCAGATTGGCATCCCCGTGACGACTTGAAATTAACGTTGAATGTAGATGGTCAGGATTATGACGGAAAGAATGCTGAATATATAAAATATTCTGACCTGAAATCAGACCCGCATGATGTCAGCGTTGATTGGCCCGGTAAGGCTACTAAATTGGCTGGCGGTATGTCGGGCAAGCTGGAATATAAGTTTAACGACATGAAACTGCTGTCAATATCAGCATTACGTCATACCAACTCAGAAAGTGATATGGATATGGACTTCACTAATCAAGATATAACCCGCTATTTTATAGCTGATTCAAATAATTTGATTACACAGGAGTTCAGGCTTCAATCAGATGACGGAAATGAGAGCAATTTGCAATGGCTGGTCGGGTCTTTTCTGTTCAATGAGAAAGATGATCTTAGCTTCAGGTATTTAGCCGGTGCAGATGATCCCTACGGAATGGCCGGTGAAAGCTATAGGCAGAAAGGCGAAACTGATAGTAAGGGGTTCGCATTCTTCGGGCAGGGAGTATACACCTTGGGGCAGGTCGATATTACACTCGGTTTGCGTTACGATTATGAAAGTAAAAGTTTCGACTATGATCAGGAAGCTTCCAAAGGGATGGGAATGGATAATTTTTCGGGAAGTTCCAGTTCATCTTCTGGCACCTTTCTGCCTAAGGCCGCGGTCGGCTGGCATATTAATGATAATATTATGCCTTATTTTAGTGTTTCCAGAGGGTATCGAGGCGGTGGGTTCAACCTTTCGCAGTCTGCCGGTAAAGCTTACGACCCGGAATATACCTGGAACTATGAAGCCGGTGTAAAAACCACTTGGCTTGATAAAACCCTTAAACTAAATTTAGCCGCTTTTTATATTGACTGGACTGATATTCAGGTCCTGCAGCCCTCCTTTCCTGAATTTAGCATTAATAACGGAGGTAACGCAGTCAGTGAGGGTTTTGAAATAGATGCTGCATGGCGTCCTATCGAAAGCTTGGAATTGTTTGCTAACGCTGGTTATACTCATGCTTATTTTACCAAATATTCAGATGCTAGCGGAGATTATAGCAATAAGAACGTGACTAATGTGCCTGAATATACAGCATCTACCGGTGCTACTTATCGTTTTCTTGATCATTTCATGGTTAGTGCTGACTATACTGCAGTAGGTCCTCTCTATTATGATACTGAAAATACTGTACGTCAAAGTATGTATAACTTGGTTAATGCAAAAATCGGTTATGAAAGTGAATATTTTGAAGCTTACATATGGGGTAAAAACTTGTTGGACGAAAAATATTCAACAAGAGCGTTTGATATGGGTGGTGAATGGTACGCACGTGCCGGTGATCCATTGACCGTAGGAACAACACTTACTTGTAAATTCTAA